A window from Candidatus Equadaptatus faecalis encodes these proteins:
- the rplI gene encoding 50S ribosomal protein L9 — translation MKVILKEDVKKIGKKGEMLEVADGYGRNFLIARGLAEEATAGKVRELAEKNKTAKIKDDRARTAAEEAKKKFSGKIVVLKAKAGEGGKLFGSITSGDVAEAILAQYDVTVDKKDVKAEEAVKMLGDYKAKAKLYSGIEAEFTLRVEGE, via the coding sequence ATGAAAGTAATTCTTAAGGAAGACGTCAAAAAAATCGGCAAAAAAGGCGAAATGCTTGAAGTCGCGGACGGCTACGGGAGAAATTTCCTGATAGCACGCGGTCTTGCGGAAGAAGCAACAGCCGGAAAAGTCCGCGAGCTTGCGGAGAAAAACAAAACCGCAAAGATCAAAGACGACAGGGCGCGCACGGCAGCTGAAGAGGCAAAGAAAAAATTCAGCGGCAAAATCGTTGTGCTCAAAGCCAAAGCAGGTGAAGGTGGAAAACTTTTCGGAAGCATCACAAGCGGCGACGTTGCGGAAGCGATTCTTGCCCAGTACGACGTAACGGTTGACAAAAAAGACGTTAAAGCCGAAGAAGCGGTAAAAATGCTCGGCGATTACAAGGCAAAAGCAAAGCTTTACAGCGGCATTGAAGCCGAATTTACGCTCAGAGTGGAGGGCGAATAG